The following are encoded in a window of Pirellulales bacterium genomic DNA:
- a CDS encoding aldo/keto reductase, translating into MRYNRIGRAGLQVSAVGLGNWNTHGVTLEKAAALEILRAARDAGINFLDTADTYGRGEGETILGEFLAESNRDHFVVATKLFFPMSADPNDRGLSRKHIVCSVERSLRHFRTDYIDLLQCHRFDEQTPIDETVAAMSDLVRQGKILYWGVSRYSDQQVIACHETAARLGGQAPISNQFTYNLLERRVEQNVLPVCHSLGVGVIGYSPLAQGVLTGKYLGGECPAGSRAASALTRKDMWQHQADTEPVVRELRAVALRHDMDLVTLAIAWCLRSPAVCAVLTGASRPAQILHNARAAGVELSAECVAEIEVVFAGNRNETKIVPNLHPALVSQGSSLPCN; encoded by the coding sequence ATGCGATACAACCGCATCGGCCGCGCCGGCCTGCAGGTAAGCGCCGTCGGGCTCGGGAACTGGAATACCCACGGCGTGACGCTCGAGAAAGCCGCGGCACTCGAGATCCTGCGTGCCGCACGCGACGCCGGCATTAACTTTCTCGACACGGCCGACACCTACGGTCGGGGTGAGGGCGAAACAATCCTCGGCGAATTTCTGGCCGAGTCGAATCGCGATCACTTCGTCGTCGCCACCAAGCTGTTCTTTCCGATGTCTGCTGATCCCAACGATCGCGGCCTGTCGCGCAAGCACATTGTCTGTTCGGTCGAGCGTTCGCTGCGACACTTTCGCACCGACTATATCGACCTCTTGCAATGCCACCGCTTCGACGAGCAGACGCCGATCGACGAAACCGTCGCCGCGATGAGCGATCTCGTACGGCAGGGAAAGATCCTCTATTGGGGCGTCAGCCGCTACAGCGACCAGCAGGTCATCGCCTGCCACGAAACCGCCGCAAGACTCGGCGGACAGGCACCGATCAGCAATCAATTCACCTACAACCTGCTGGAACGGCGGGTTGAACAGAACGTACTGCCGGTATGTCATTCGTTGGGGGTCGGCGTCATCGGCTATTCGCCGCTGGCGCAAGGAGTCCTCACCGGCAAGTATCTTGGCGGCGAATGCCCAGCCGGTTCGCGCGCCGCGAGTGCGCTAACGCGCAAAGATATGTGGCAGCATCAGGCGGATACTGAACCTGTCGTGCGCGAGTTACGCGCAGTCGCCCTGCGGCACGACATGGATCTGGTAACGCTGGCGATCGCCTGGTGCTTGCGTTCGCCGGCGGTGTGCGCCGTGCTGACCGGCGCGTCACGACCAGCACAAATCCTGCACAACGCGCGGGCCGCTGGCGTCGAACTCAGCGCGGAATGCGTCGCCGAGATCGAGGTGGTATTCGCCGGCAACCGCAATGAAACGAAAATCGTACCGAACCTGCATCCAGCCCTGGTGAGTCAAGGGAGTTCGTTGCCATGCAACTAG
- the rffA gene encoding dTDP-4-amino-4,6-dideoxygalactose transaminase: MLPRIPFNKPFIAGKEMYYIAQAVAAGKIAGDGHFTQQCARLLEREFDIPKVLMTPSCTAALEMAAILCDLRAGDEVILPSYTFVSTANAFVRLGAKPVFVDVRRDTLNIDEDLIEDAITPRTKAICPVHYAGVGCDMNRIMEIAERHGLLVVEDAAQGVNATYEDRALGAIGHLGAYSFHETKNYVCGEGGALCINTPELIERAEIIREKGTNRSRFFRGMVDKYTWVDVGSSYVPSELCSAFLLAQLEMLAEVSDRRRMLFENYERLLKPLAAMGLLSLAKLPATCQTNYHMFYVLLPDCPTRDALMASLKQDGIGAVFHYVPLHLSPMGESFGYRAGDLPVTENLAGRLLRLPFYFDLSLEDQHEVVAHVTRFATASTVGRAAA; the protein is encoded by the coding sequence ATGCTCCCACGGATTCCCTTTAATAAGCCGTTCATTGCCGGCAAGGAGATGTACTACATCGCCCAAGCCGTCGCAGCCGGCAAGATTGCCGGCGACGGACACTTCACACAGCAATGCGCCCGGCTGCTGGAACGCGAGTTCGACATTCCCAAAGTGCTGATGACCCCCAGTTGCACCGCGGCCTTGGAAATGGCTGCCATTCTGTGCGACCTGCGGGCCGGCGACGAAGTAATTCTGCCGTCGTACACCTTTGTTTCGACCGCCAACGCATTCGTACGCTTGGGAGCGAAACCGGTTTTCGTCGACGTCCGCCGCGACACGTTGAACATTGACGAAGACCTGATCGAGGACGCGATCACACCGCGCACCAAGGCGATCTGCCCCGTGCACTACGCCGGCGTCGGTTGTGACATGAATCGGATCATGGAAATCGCCGAACGGCACGGACTGCTGGTCGTCGAGGATGCCGCCCAAGGAGTCAACGCCACGTACGAAGACCGCGCCCTGGGCGCGATTGGCCATCTCGGCGCCTACAGCTTTCACGAAACCAAGAACTACGTCTGCGGCGAAGGGGGTGCCTTGTGCATCAACACGCCGGAGCTGATCGAACGGGCCGAGATCATTCGTGAAAAAGGGACCAACCGCAGCCGGTTTTTTCGCGGCATGGTCGACAAGTACACCTGGGTCGACGTGGGCAGCTCGTACGTTCCCAGCGAGCTGTGTTCGGCGTTCCTGTTGGCGCAATTAGAAATGCTGGCCGAGGTCTCTGACCGGCGCCGCATGCTCTTCGAAAACTACGAGCGGCTGCTCAAGCCCTTGGCGGCAATGGGGCTGCTCTCGCTGGCAAAACTGCCCGCCACCTGCCAAACGAATTACCACATGTTCTATGTGCTGCTGCCCGACTGTCCGACGCGCGATGCACTAATGGCCAGTTTGAAGCAGGACGGCATCGGCGCCGTGTTTCATTATGTGCCGTTGCACTTGTCGCCGATGGGCGAAAGCTTCGGCTATCGGGCGGGTGATCTGCCAGTGACCGAAAATCTGGCCGGCCGATTGCTGCGGTTGCCGTTTTATTTCGATCTGTCACTCGAAGATCAACACGAGGTCGTGGCGCACGTCACGCGATTTGCCACGGCCAGCACGGTAGGTCGTGCAGCAGCTTAG
- a CDS encoding purine-nucleoside phosphorylase has translation MLHLAAHIAEAASFIRSQWDRPARVGIILGTGLGGLAREITDQTTIPYESIPHFPRSTAISHAGQLVCGNLAGVSVVAMEGRFHTYEGYSQQQLTFPVRVMKALGADTLIVSNACGGMNPFHHRGDIMVIDDHINLLGDNPLIGINDDALGPRFPDMSCPYDPALIECALEIARRENFIAHRGVYVAVTGPNLETRAEYRFLRTIGADVVGMSTVPEVIVAVHASMRVLGLSVITDMCFPDALEPANIDMILATAAESEPKLRAIVLGVLGRIAGER, from the coding sequence ATGCTCCACCTCGCCGCGCACATCGCCGAAGCTGCCAGCTTCATTCGTTCACAGTGGGATCGCCCGGCTCGCGTCGGCATCATTCTGGGCACAGGGCTCGGGGGCTTGGCGCGCGAGATTACTGATCAGACGACGATCCCTTACGAATCGATCCCACACTTTCCGCGCTCGACTGCCATCAGCCACGCCGGGCAACTGGTCTGTGGCAATCTCGCGGGCGTCAGCGTCGTGGCCATGGAAGGGCGCTTTCACACCTACGAAGGTTATTCGCAGCAGCAGCTCACGTTTCCCGTGCGCGTGATGAAGGCGTTGGGCGCCGATACGCTGATCGTTTCGAACGCTTGCGGTGGCATGAATCCGTTCCATCATCGTGGTGACATCATGGTCATTGACGACCATATCAATCTGCTGGGGGACAACCCGTTGATCGGCATCAACGACGATGCCCTTGGCCCGCGCTTCCCGGACATGTCCTGCCCCTATGATCCGGCTTTGATCGAATGCGCGCTCGAGATCGCCCGCCGCGAGAACTTTATCGCCCACCGCGGTGTCTATGTAGCAGTGACAGGGCCGAACCTGGAAACCCGGGCCGAGTATCGATTCTTGCGCACAATCGGAGCTGACGTGGTCGGCATGTCAACCGTGCCCGAGGTGATCGTGGCCGTGCATGCGAGCATGCGTGTGCTAGGGCTGTCGGTGATCACCGACATGTGCTTTCCAGACGCGCTCGAGCCGGCCAACATCGACATGATTCTGGCCACGGCGGCCGAAAGCGAGCCGAAGCTGCGTGCAATCGTGCTGGGAGTGCTGGGGCGGATCGCGGGCGAACGCTAG
- the ileS gene encoding isoleucine--tRNA ligase, translating to MFSPTPTADFPKLEIKIIKFWREHAIYAKSLQRREGAPKFVFYEGPPTANGMPHPGHCLTRSIKDVFPRYQTMRGRYCERKAGWDTHGLPVEVEVCKELGIHSKEEIEKHGIEDFIHRCQQSVWRYMQEWERLTERIGFWINLDHAYVTYHQSYVESVWWSLKNLFDRGLLYQGHKIVWWWAQGGTALSSGEVGQGYREVADPSVYVRFPLVPDEKTKQLGLDDDTSLLVWTTTPWTLPSNQFAAVHPGLEYSVVVDEHEGVKHKLIVASALVETLAEKVKRELHVETKLMGDRLLDRSYVPPFNWFYPDGGTMMKESVAGTQILDRELTGGGRLRPCWRIVPGNFVSTDSGTGVVHIAPAFGEDDFEVLCVEEDRFEHMQGPTLICPVGPNGQFTVEATREYQGRWVKECDRDISRELRHRGLLWHQEQYLHDYPFCWRADEDPLIQYPRKSWFIKTSQFKEQMLANNEQINWLPEHIKDGRFGNFLATNVDWALSRERYWGTPLPIWICECCNDEGSTARDFEHTKEAVGSYAELLAKPGVRGTEAWDLAKEKFPNLVEDLRIHKPYIDEITYDSPCCPGRRMRRVPDVIDCWYDSGAMPFAQWGYPAAYGAEVFQENFPADFISEAIDQTRGWFYSQLAISTLLFGERPRNDEPWENIQHESRFGSKILQTADNAADSHSYPHPFRNCIVLGLMLGEDGQKMSKSKRNYREPGEIFDRYGADALRWYFFANQPPWTSIRYNEQAIKDSIPEFLLRLWNVYSFLVIYANIDGFDPAKSLAGEAGQLAPEDLAKASDYRPVEKRSELDRWIMSELARTSAAVIERMDAYDNFNACAKITAFVDALSNWYVRRSRARFWSGEAATKGSDKLDAYWTLYECLLTTAKLVAPFVPFLAETLWQGLVAEPFGKGASESVHLCDYPEALAARIDEKLSARMLLVREIVSLGRSARMNAKLKVRQPLAKVEVILADQTHRAWLEEHGGLIRDELNVKDVEYTQKADQYISYTVLPDLKRLGPRLGKQLPAMKKALAEADAAQLLAKMEADGAVTFDLPDGPVSLDAQDLQVRLQAKPGWAAAQGPAAVVVLSTELSESLIAEGHVRDLVHSIQNLRRDSGCEYTDRIELGIVTDSPELRQAITDFGDYLQGETLCAKISFEPLPGVDPVEAKAAGQTVQIYLKRIT from the coding sequence ATGTTTAGCCCTACGCCTACTGCCGATTTTCCCAAGCTCGAAATCAAGATCATCAAATTCTGGCGCGAGCATGCTATTTACGCAAAGTCGCTGCAACGGCGCGAGGGGGCACCAAAATTCGTCTTCTACGAAGGCCCCCCGACAGCCAACGGTATGCCGCATCCGGGGCACTGCCTGACCCGTTCGATCAAGGACGTTTTCCCGCGCTATCAGACCATGCGCGGCCGTTATTGCGAGCGCAAGGCCGGCTGGGACACGCACGGGCTGCCCGTCGAAGTCGAGGTTTGCAAGGAACTGGGCATCCACTCGAAGGAAGAGATCGAGAAACATGGCATTGAGGACTTCATCCACCGCTGCCAGCAAAGCGTGTGGCGCTACATGCAAGAGTGGGAACGGCTCACCGAACGGATCGGCTTCTGGATTAATCTCGATCATGCCTACGTAACGTACCATCAGAGCTATGTCGAAAGCGTCTGGTGGTCGCTGAAGAATCTTTTCGACCGCGGGCTGCTCTATCAGGGGCATAAGATCGTCTGGTGGTGGGCCCAAGGGGGGACCGCACTCAGCTCGGGCGAAGTCGGCCAGGGCTATCGCGAGGTCGCGGATCCGAGCGTCTACGTGCGCTTTCCGCTGGTGCCCGATGAGAAAACAAAACAGCTCGGGCTCGACGACGACACCAGCCTACTGGTTTGGACCACCACGCCCTGGACATTGCCCAGCAATCAATTCGCCGCCGTGCATCCCGGGCTGGAATACTCGGTCGTCGTTGACGAGCACGAAGGCGTGAAGCATAAGCTCATAGTCGCCTCGGCCCTGGTCGAAACGTTGGCCGAGAAGGTTAAGCGTGAGCTACACGTTGAGACGAAGCTGATGGGGGATAGGCTTCTCGACCGAAGTTACGTGCCACCGTTCAATTGGTTTTATCCTGACGGTGGGACGATGATGAAGGAGTCGGTAGCGGGTACTCAAATCCTTGACCGTGAACTCACGGGAGGAGGACGATTAAGACCATGTTGGAGAATTGTTCCGGGAAACTTCGTTTCGACTGACAGTGGAACCGGTGTTGTCCACATCGCGCCGGCATTTGGCGAAGACGATTTTGAAGTCCTTTGCGTTGAGGAAGATCGCTTCGAACATATGCAAGGGCCGACCTTGATATGTCCTGTCGGGCCAAACGGTCAGTTCACTGTTGAAGCGACGCGCGAATATCAAGGCCGCTGGGTGAAGGAGTGCGATCGTGATATCTCGCGCGAGCTGCGGCATCGCGGACTGCTGTGGCATCAAGAACAGTATTTGCACGATTACCCGTTCTGCTGGCGGGCTGATGAAGACCCGTTGATTCAATACCCGCGCAAAAGTTGGTTCATCAAGACGTCGCAGTTCAAAGAGCAGATGCTTGCCAACAACGAGCAGATCAATTGGCTGCCCGAGCACATCAAGGACGGCCGCTTCGGCAACTTCCTGGCGACGAACGTCGACTGGGCCTTGTCGCGCGAGCGCTATTGGGGGACGCCGCTGCCGATTTGGATTTGCGAGTGCTGCAACGACGAGGGTTCAACGGCGAGGGATTTCGAGCACACCAAAGAAGCCGTCGGCAGCTACGCCGAGCTTCTAGCAAAACCAGGCGTGCGCGGCACGGAAGCTTGGGATTTGGCAAAGGAAAAGTTTCCGAATCTCGTCGAGGATCTTAGGATCCATAAGCCGTACATCGACGAAATCACCTACGATTCGCCATGCTGTCCTGGTCGGCGAATGAGACGGGTGCCGGATGTTATCGACTGCTGGTATGACTCGGGTGCCATGCCCTTCGCACAGTGGGGTTATCCTGCAGCTTATGGAGCCGAAGTATTCCAGGAGAATTTTCCAGCTGATTTCATCAGCGAGGCGATCGATCAAACGCGCGGCTGGTTTTACAGCCAGTTGGCGATTAGCACGCTGCTGTTCGGCGAGCGCCCGAGGAACGATGAGCCTTGGGAAAACATTCAACACGAATCTCGATTTGGCAGCAAGATTCTCCAAACAGCCGATAACGCAGCTGATTCGCATTCATATCCCCACCCGTTCCGTAATTGCATCGTCCTCGGGCTGATGCTGGGCGAGGACGGGCAGAAGATGTCCAAGAGCAAGCGGAACTATCGCGAGCCGGGCGAGATCTTCGATCGCTATGGCGCGGACGCGTTGCGCTGGTACTTCTTCGCCAATCAGCCCCCTTGGACCTCGATCCGCTACAACGAGCAGGCGATCAAGGACAGCATCCCGGAATTCCTGCTGCGGTTGTGGAACGTCTACAGCTTCCTGGTGATCTACGCCAACATCGACGGGTTCGATCCGGCCAAGTCCCTGGCGGGCGAGGCCGGGCAACTCGCCCCAGAAGATCTTGCGAAGGCTTCCGACTATCGCCCCGTCGAGAAGCGCAGCGAACTTGACCGCTGGATCATGAGCGAGCTAGCCCGCACGAGCGCCGCCGTGATCGAGCGGATGGATGCCTACGACAATTTCAATGCGTGTGCCAAGATCACGGCGTTTGTGGACGCCTTGTCGAATTGGTACGTCCGCCGCAGCCGGGCCCGCTTCTGGAGCGGTGAAGCTGCCACCAAGGGTTCCGACAAGCTCGATGCGTATTGGACGCTGTACGAATGTCTGCTGACGACGGCCAAGCTTGTTGCCCCGTTCGTGCCGTTTCTGGCCGAGACGCTATGGCAAGGGCTCGTGGCCGAACCGTTCGGCAAGGGCGCCAGCGAAAGCGTACACCTGTGTGATTATCCAGAGGCACTCGCCGCGCGCATTGATGAAAAGCTGTCGGCGCGGATGTTGCTCGTGCGCGAAATCGTGTCGCTGGGCCGCAGCGCTCGCATGAATGCCAAGCTGAAGGTCCGCCAGCCGCTCGCCAAGGTTGAAGTGATCCTGGCCGACCAGACGCATCGCGCCTGGCTCGAAGAGCATGGCGGCCTGATCCGCGACGAACTGAACGTCAAAGACGTCGAATACACCCAAAAGGCCGATCAATACATCAGCTATACCGTGCTACCCGATCTGAAACGCCTCGGCCCACGACTGGGCAAGCAATTGCCCGCTATGAAAAAGGCACTGGCTGAGGCTGACGCGGCGCAGCTCTTGGCGAAGATGGAAGCCGACGGCGCGGTTACTTTCGATCTGCCTGACGGCCCGGTGTCACTCGACGCGCAGGACCTGCAAGTTCGCCTGCAAGCCAAGCCCGGCTGGGCCGCGGCGCAGGGGCCAGCCGCCGTGGTCGTTCTCTCGACCGAGCTCAGCGAATCGTTGATTGCCGAAGGGCACGTGCGCGATCTGGTGCATTCGATCCAGAACCTGCGACGCGATAGCGGCTGTGAATATACCGACCGCATCGAACTGGGCATCGTCACCGATAGTCCCGAGCTGCGTCAGGCGATCACCGACTTTGGGGATTATCTGCAAGGTGAAACGCTGTGCGCCAAGATTTCGTTCGAGCCGCTGCCCGGTGTCGATCCCGTCGAAGCAAAAGCCGCGGGCCAAACCGTGCAAATCTACTTAAAACGCATCACGTAG
- the purN gene encoding phosphoribosylglycinamide formyltransferase codes for MSTNPLKLVVLISGGGTTLRNLLERIATGQLPAQVVKVISSSPTAGGLRFAVDAGIPTHICERKTFDSDQAFGTAVFSACREAQSDLVVMAGFLKFAPVPDDFANRVMNIHPALIPAFCGHGAYGLRVHRAVLDYGAKISGCTVHFVDNEYDHGPIILQRVVPVEENDTPELLAKRVFAAECEALPEAILLFAVGRLRAEGRRIRVLPA; via the coding sequence ATGAGCACTAACCCGCTGAAACTTGTTGTGCTCATCTCGGGCGGCGGGACGACGCTGCGCAACCTGCTCGAACGGATCGCGACCGGTCAGTTGCCCGCCCAGGTGGTGAAGGTGATTTCCAGCAGTCCGACCGCGGGCGGATTGCGGTTCGCTGTCGATGCTGGGATTCCGACGCACATCTGCGAGCGAAAGACGTTCGACAGTGACCAAGCGTTCGGCACGGCCGTCTTTTCGGCCTGCCGCGAAGCGCAGTCCGATCTGGTCGTGATGGCGGGCTTCTTAAAATTCGCGCCGGTGCCGGATGATTTTGCCAATCGAGTGATGAACATCCATCCGGCCTTGATACCCGCATTTTGTGGGCATGGCGCTTATGGCTTGCGCGTGCATCGCGCCGTGCTTGACTACGGCGCGAAGATTTCCGGCTGCACGGTCCATTTCGTCGACAATGAATACGACCATGGGCCGATCATTTTGCAGCGCGTTGTGCCGGTCGAAGAAAACGACACGCCCGAGCTGCTGGCGAAGCGCGTCTTCGCCGCCGAATGCGAAGCTCTGCCCGAGGCGATCCTCCTCTTCGCCGTCGGGCGATTACGAGCTGAGGGGCGGCGGATTCGGGTACTCCCGGCATAA
- a CDS encoding TIGR04222 domain-containing membrane protein: MDTKQAQLYAKIVAFEFDEPGTCRTFSARLAEENGWSEDFAARAVFEYRRFLFLAMAASHAVCPSEEVDEVWHLHLIYSRSYWQRLCGEVLERPLHHDPSRGGGAEYAKHRSMYERTLDDYRRLFGEEPPGDLWPDGAERFSPRRRSNHTAADHYWMIRKPWLWLSARAWWQRASRRAAVAAMAILPLPLIGVAVDHPFDLRGPEFLQFYAAVLLIAFLLAVATRVFAKHSPQKTVHTLPLDAHQVAYLSGGLQWAAKTALAQLVAEREVIVIRTRPLRLGRFGEVKAEGNALECALHRQMPKAPEGASWGAVCRNANTAVAEVGESLRERGLVMSATHALVAHWGPLMIMGAALLIGAIKVLVGLQRHRPVGYLMIMVVIATIVSLMLFARRVHRTDAGDQKLLSLKLTNRHLREEARQASFSASESLPLAVALYGFSVLLDGPHKPLALSLDPCTVSDPRNEKYKFWGHGCGGGGVGCTGVIAICGGGGHGCSGGCSGGGGGGCGGGGCGGGGCGGCGI, from the coding sequence ATGGACACGAAGCAAGCGCAGTTGTACGCGAAAATCGTGGCGTTCGAGTTCGACGAGCCGGGAACGTGCCGCACTTTCTCAGCACGGCTAGCCGAAGAAAACGGCTGGTCGGAGGATTTTGCTGCCCGCGCCGTGTTCGAATATCGGCGCTTTCTGTTCCTGGCCATGGCAGCCAGCCACGCGGTTTGCCCTTCGGAGGAAGTCGACGAAGTTTGGCACCTGCACCTTATCTACAGCCGCTCATACTGGCAGCGTCTGTGTGGCGAGGTGCTCGAGCGTCCGCTGCATCACGACCCGTCGCGCGGAGGCGGAGCCGAATACGCCAAGCATCGCTCGATGTACGAGCGGACGCTCGACGATTATCGTCGCCTGTTTGGCGAAGAACCGCCCGGCGATCTGTGGCCCGACGGTGCCGAACGGTTTTCACCTCGCCGTCGTTCGAATCATACGGCGGCCGATCATTACTGGATGATCCGCAAGCCGTGGCTGTGGCTATCGGCCCGTGCCTGGTGGCAACGAGCCAGCCGGCGAGCGGCCGTGGCGGCGATGGCAATCTTGCCGCTACCGCTTATTGGGGTGGCCGTCGATCATCCTTTCGATCTGCGCGGGCCAGAGTTTCTGCAGTTCTACGCGGCCGTACTGCTGATTGCGTTCTTGCTTGCCGTGGCGACGCGAGTGTTCGCGAAGCACAGTCCGCAAAAAACGGTCCATACACTACCGCTCGATGCCCACCAGGTCGCGTACCTCAGCGGCGGCCTGCAATGGGCAGCGAAGACGGCACTAGCGCAACTGGTAGCGGAGCGCGAGGTGATCGTCATTCGCACCAGGCCGCTGCGTCTGGGGCGCTTCGGTGAAGTGAAAGCCGAGGGGAACGCTCTGGAGTGCGCCCTGCATCGTCAGATGCCCAAGGCACCGGAAGGGGCAAGCTGGGGTGCCGTCTGCCGAAATGCGAATACGGCCGTGGCGGAAGTCGGAGAGTCGTTGCGAGAGCGTGGATTGGTGATGTCAGCGACACATGCCCTGGTCGCCCATTGGGGACCGCTGATGATCATGGGCGCGGCACTCTTGATCGGCGCCATCAAAGTTCTGGTCGGACTCCAGCGGCATCGCCCGGTCGGATACTTAATGATTATGGTCGTCATCGCGACCATCGTTTCGCTCATGCTGTTTGCGCGTAGAGTCCATCGCACCGACGCCGGAGATCAAAAGCTGCTGTCGTTGAAACTCACGAATCGACACCTGCGAGAAGAGGCTCGGCAAGCCAGTTTTTCCGCCAGCGAATCTCTACCGTTGGCCGTGGCTCTGTACGGGTTCAGCGTGCTTTTGGACGGTCCGCATAAACCACTGGCTCTGTCACTCGATCCTTGTACAGTCAGCGATCCTCGGAACGAGAAGTACAAGTTTTGGGGGCACGGATGTGGCGGTGGTGGTGTCGGCTGCACCGGGGTGATTGCGATTTGTGGTGGCGGCGGCCACGGATGCAGTGGCGGATGCAGTGGCGGAGGCGGTGGTGGGTGCGGAGGAGGGGGTTGCGGCGGTGGAGGCTGTGGAGGATGTGGCATCTGA
- a CDS encoding GNAT family N-acetyltransferase, with protein sequence MAVVLHFSKRLLERPAPGSLPGIALRQFHDDRDIPLWLELRNRAFARAKPGVLGWGATDFAREMLDRPWWSPDRLWFALADSPGADQPLPVGTVALASREIATSSVAVVHWLAVLATHRRQGVARLLMQALEQRAWDLGQRDIFLETHDGWIAAQRLYESLGYQQVPGATKMS encoded by the coding sequence ATGGCCGTAGTCCTCCACTTCTCGAAGCGGCTTCTCGAACGTCCCGCACCGGGGTCTCTGCCCGGTATTGCCCTCCGGCAATTCCACGACGATCGCGATATCCCGCTGTGGTTAGAACTGCGAAACCGCGCCTTCGCGCGGGCCAAGCCGGGCGTGCTCGGCTGGGGCGCCACCGATTTCGCTCGTGAAATGCTCGATCGCCCCTGGTGGTCCCCAGATCGGCTCTGGTTTGCCCTGGCCGATTCACCGGGTGCGGATCAACCCCTGCCTGTGGGCACGGTGGCGCTGGCATCGCGCGAGATTGCAACCTCGTCCGTGGCCGTGGTGCATTGGCTGGCAGTGCTCGCAACGCACCGGCGGCAGGGTGTCGCCCGACTGCTGATGCAAGCGCTCGAACAGCGTGCGTGGGATCTGGGGCAGCGCGACATCTTTCTGGAAACCCACGACGGCTGGATAGCCGCACAACGACTCTACGAATCGCTTGGTTATCAACAGGTACCTGGAGCAACGAAAATGAGTTGA
- a CDS encoding DeoR/GlpR family DNA-binding transcription regulator, with translation MLAEERRSRLLELVRTRGFAALPDLADALAVSESTVRRDLDFLEEAGSAKRTHGGVFYTGTSPKLPHFEERQPAQWDKKRAIAARAAELIQDGDTLLLDGGTTTYEVAQLLVGRHLQIVTNSLPVANLFASGASTDLVLVGGYVYPRTGVSLGPYANQMLANLNVRRTILSVAAINDRGFYNSNLLLVETEQAMLQASEEVIVVADSAKFGHQSLAHICALERVDYLVVDHEIDPAWKKKVKAAGVELVIADPPDAQLLKNQ, from the coding sequence GTGCTTGCCGAAGAAAGGCGGTCTCGATTGTTGGAACTCGTCCGCACACGCGGCTTTGCGGCATTGCCGGATTTGGCGGATGCCCTGGCCGTCTCTGAGTCGACGGTCCGCCGCGACCTGGACTTCCTTGAGGAAGCCGGCAGCGCTAAACGCACGCATGGCGGCGTCTTCTACACCGGCACGAGTCCCAAGCTCCCTCACTTCGAAGAACGTCAACCGGCTCAGTGGGACAAGAAGCGTGCGATCGCGGCCCGCGCCGCGGAACTGATTCAAGATGGTGACACGCTGCTTTTGGACGGCGGCACGACGACTTACGAAGTCGCGCAATTGCTCGTCGGCCGGCATCTGCAGATCGTTACCAATTCTCTGCCCGTGGCCAACCTGTTTGCCTCGGGCGCTTCGACCGATCTGGTGCTAGTGGGTGGCTACGTCTATCCGCGAACCGGTGTTTCGTTGGGCCCCTACGCGAATCAGATGCTGGCCAACCTGAACGTGCGCCGCACGATCCTCAGCGTGGCCGCCATTAACGATCGCGGTTTCTACAACAGCAACCTGCTTCTGGTCGAAACCGAGCAGGCGATGCTGCAAGCGTCGGAAGAAGTGATTGTCGTGGCCGACAGCGCGAAGTTTGGCCATCAGAGCCTGGCCCATATTTGTGCGCTTGAGCGCGTTGATTATTTGGTAGTCGATCACGAGATCGATCCCGCTTGGAAGAAGAAAGTCAAAGCGGCGGGCGTCGAACTCGTCATCGCGGATCCCCCTGATGCACAACTGTTGAAGAACCAATGA
- a CDS encoding phosphate propanoyltransferase, which yields MSVATAALAIDRATIERIVREIVLSKSSAPPGTPKLVVSISARHVHLTDEHVETLFGAGRKLTPQKPLFQDGFYAAEETVMVVGPRRRMLPSVRVLGPTRPASQVELAFTDGISLGIELPVRASGKIQGTPGCVLVGPHGVVELKEGVIRAERHVHMNNEHAAFYGVKNGDRMSLQIESSCTTVFADLLVRADATSKLEVHIDTDEGNAADLDHATKVELLKQ from the coding sequence ATGAGCGTTGCCACCGCAGCCCTAGCCATCGACCGTGCGACGATCGAGCGGATCGTTCGCGAAATCGTACTCAGCAAATCGAGCGCGCCCCCTGGCACGCCGAAGCTGGTCGTCAGTATTTCGGCTCGACACGTGCATCTGACGGACGAGCACGTGGAGACGCTGTTCGGTGCCGGCCGCAAGCTGACGCCGCAGAAGCCACTCTTTCAAGATGGCTTCTACGCCGCCGAGGAAACCGTGATGGTCGTGGGCCCGCGACGCCGCATGCTGCCGAGCGTGCGCGTGCTAGGTCCTACACGTCCGGCCAGCCAGGTCGAGCTGGCGTTCACCGATGGCATTTCACTGGGCATCGAATTGCCGGTACGCGCCAGCGGCAAGATCCAGGGCACGCCCGGCTGCGTGCTGGTTGGTCCGCACGGTGTCGTCGAATTGAAAGAGGGCGTGATCCGCGCCGAACGGCACGTACACATGAACAACGAACACGCCGCCTTCTACGGCGTGAAGAACGGCGACCGCATGAGCTTGCAAATCGAGTCGAGCTGCACGACCGTCTTCGCAGACTTGTTGGTCCGCGCTGATGCGACGAGCAAGCTGGAAGTCCACATCGACACGGACGAGGGCAACGCCGCCGATCTGGATCACGCCACGAAGGTGGAATTGTTGAAGCAGTAG